The following are from one region of the Magallana gigas chromosome 4, xbMagGiga1.1, whole genome shotgun sequence genome:
- the LOC105348419 gene encoding kinesin-like protein klp-3 isoform X1, with the protein MGSGSSKPPPKTSNPTNTGRKAQITGSNQQRISEGQSSSQGLTGSGQASANQQVEAAGNSKIPQGTKQEGAPDKTSSGKEGSSPGQRNQGQDSTGQQRSGPGGQQATERMEAAGGQRNNAAEQSAGVGREDIIFETFYHKSGKEFQCMYLDGMRFYLDDWGSKEWQPFPKRWYNEGLLITNSVVKDQENENRRRQQQQQQQQSSSGAGASGGRPQAQSSSGQDDREGVLNHPKRGRIPTYIFQRKHNIHCFYDHTQGQWMRLPTGWELHHEMVSKLVDQVEEALPTWGDRQDILALLRQCNYDPDECMSTYLYLEGDPWLKAPKTHKEAKAVEEKDDTIEKLRMQLKEVEESLKQERTARVEAEKLVNEQEEKIMELEVENKQHEAQLMSLQQSRPKTAMQRPKTPQVVTQVVKEETVDPEDILLLNNTAKELRKSQVHLKMDVQRYFDVLRGQMSKAIDGMKNVKSSSSGSQEEMEEIRALYRKEAMQRKLLYNQLQELRGNIRVFCRARRDDRAGCCLKFPTDSDIVATDNNQQKKMFSFDKVYDPNSTQEQIFGDTKGIITSCVDGYNVCLMAYGQTGSGKTFTMMGPDNNPGINIRAMKELFDVCKERAETVTYTLKVSLIEIYNETIQDLLTTDAKPLELRTAGNKVSIPNLKEVVIRNLDDIKKTMAQGDKNRTVASTKMNSTSSRSHLLLMLSVEGQDKVTNAITKGTLILCDLAGSERISKTEAEGQRLVEAAAINKSLSALGQVFTALRTSQLHVPYRNSKLTQILQPSLGGDAKACLFVNVSPDVNNFSETVSTLNFGSNAKQIALGQAKQNIRKGPQ; encoded by the exons ATGGGGTCTGGATCCTCCAAGCCCCCTCCCAAAACTAGCAACCCCACAAACACAGGCCGAAAGGCACAGATTACTGGTAGTAATCAACAAAGGATTAGTGAGGGTCAAAGTTCAAGTCAGGGATTAACTGGATCAGGCCAGGCCTCGGCCAACCAACAGGTGGAGGCTGCGGGGAACTCTAAAATCCCACAGGGAACCAAGCAAGAAGGAGCACCAGACAAAACTAGTTCTGGGAAGGAGGGTAGTTCTCCAGGACAGAGAAACCAGGGTCAAGATTCAACAGGTCAACAGAGGTCAGGACCAGGGGGTCAACAGGCCACAGAGAGAATGGAGGCAGCAGGCGGACAGAGAAACAATGCTGCTGAGCAGAGTGCAGGCGTT GGTCGTGAGGACATTATATTTGAGACGTTCTATCATAAGAGCGGCAAAGAGTTCCAGTGTATGTACCTAGATGGAATGAGGTTTTACCTTGACGACTGGGGGTCAAAG GAATGGCAACCGTTCCCCAAGAGATGGTACAACGAGGGATTACTTATCACCAACTCGGTGGTCAAAGACCAGGAAAAC GAGAACAGGCGGCGCCAGCAACAGCAACAGCAGCAACAATCATCGTCTGGGGCGGGGGCGTCCGGGGGCCGGCCCCAGGCACAGTCCTCAAGTGGTCAGGATGACAGAGAGGGCGTCCTCAACCACCCAAAGAGAGGCCGGATCCCCACCTATATATTCCAG CGGAAGCACAACATCCACTGTTTCTACGACCACACCCAGGGCCAGTGGATGAGGCTGCCCACTGGGTGGGAGCTCCATCATGAGATGGTGAGTAAGCTGGTGGACCAGGTGGAGGAAGCCCTGCCCACCTGGGGGGACAGGCAGGACATCCTGGCCCTCCTACGGCAGTGTAACTATGACCCAGACGAATGCATGTCCACGTACCTGTATCTGGAGGGGGATC CCTGGTTAAAAGCCCCCAAAACTCACAAGGAAGCCAAAGCAGTTGAAGAGAAGGATGACACTATTGAAAAACTCAGGATGCAGTTAAAGGAAGTG GAAGAATCCCTGAAACAGGAGAGAACGGCCCGAGTGGAGGCTGAGAAACTG gTCAACGAACAAGAAGAGAAGATTATGGAGCTAGAAGTGGAGAACAAGCAACACGAGGCTCAGCTGATGTCCCTCCAGCAGAGCAGACCAAAGACAGCCATGCAGCGACCCAAAACTCCTCAG GTGGTAACTCAGGTAGTAAAGGAGGAAACCGTGGATCCAGAGGATATATTGTTACTCAACAACACGGCCAAGGAGCTCCGCAAGTCACAAGTTCATCTCAAGATGGACGTCCAGCGCTACTTTGATGTTCTCAGGGGCCAGATGTCTAAG GCCATTGACGGTATGAAGAACGTCAAGTCAAGCAGCAGCGGCAGTCAGGAGGAGATGGAGGAAATCCGGGCTCTCTACAGGAAGGAGGCCATGCAGCGGAAGCTCCTCTATAACCAG TTACAAGAGCTGCGAGGAAACATCCGCGTGTTCTGTCGTGCCCGGCGTGACGACAGGGCTGGCTGTTGTCTCAAGTTCCCCACAGACAGCGACATTGTTGCCACTGACAACAACCAgcagaagaaaatgttttcttttgacAAAGTCTACGATCCTAACTCCACACAAGAACAG ATCTTCGGTGACACTAAGGGTATCATCACTTCCTGTGTGGATGGATACAATGTCTGTCTGATGGCGTACGGACAGACCGGCTCAGGAAAAACATTCACCATGATGGGACCTGACAACAACCCAGGAATCAACATCAG GGCTATGAAGGAGCTGTTTGATGTCTGTAAAGAGAGGGCGGAAACCGTGACTTACACACTGAAG GTGTCACTGATAGAGATTTACAATGAGACCATACAGGACCTGTTGACGACGGACGCTAAGCCTCTGGAACTGAGGACGGCCGGGAACAAGGTGTCCATCCCCAATCTGAAGGAGGTCGTGATCCGTAATCTGGACGACATCAAGAAAACAATGGCTCAGGGAGACAAGAACCGCACCGTGGCGTCCACTAAAATGAACTCTACCAG TTCCCGCTCACATCTGCTGCTGATGTTGAGTGTTGAAGGTCAAGACAAGGTCACAAATGCAATAACCAAGGGTACACTGATTCTCTGTGACTTGGCGGGGTCAGAACGAATCTCAAAGACCGAGGCGGAGGGCCAGAGATTGGTGGAGGCTGCGGCCATCAACAAGTCACTGTCTGCCCTCGGACAG